From a region of the Bombus terrestris chromosome 8, iyBomTerr1.2, whole genome shotgun sequence genome:
- the LOC100643939 gene encoding uncharacterized protein LOC100643939, with protein sequence MKTLLLGLFLLSLSTLRVQSKPQITRLFPIPEETSTPRQETDTEAKPLDKLLGKLRATYNFVFRRPENTSNVEKILAKDTPNPDAEALKLIWSNRMQENSKDKEDSAKKSELKVTYLGPSNDDWVNDIRPLEDLEPLEPLELQDEVENDRDREVEIITPRTAFQFPVTLSRHLVDWLGSLLGITYGVYSKLARAIYTNNTIRVN encoded by the exons ATGAAGACTCTACTTCTTggacttttccttctttct CTCTCCACGTTGAGAGTGCAATCGAAGCCACAAATCACGAGACTGTTCCCGATCCCAGAAGAAACGAGTACTCCGAGGCAAGAAACTGACACCGAGGCAAAACCACTGGATAAGTTGCTCGGGAAATTGCGAGCCACGTACAACTTCGTGTTTCGAAGGCCAGAGAACACGAGTAACGTGGAGAAAATTTTGGCCAAGGATACACCGAATCCAGACGCCGAGGCGCTTAAATTAATCTGGTCCAATCGAATGCAAGAGAACTCGAAGGACAAAGAAGATTCAGCAAAGAAGTCTGAATTAAAAGTCACGTATTTAGGACCATCAAACGATGATTGGGTAAACGATATTCGACCTTTGGAAGACTTAGAACCATTGGAACCATTGGAACTGCAGGATGAAGTGGAAAATGACAGAGACCGAGAAGTGGAGATCATTACACCGAGAACCGCTTTCCAGTTTCCGGTGACGCTCAGTCGTCATCTTGTCGATTGGCTTGGATCACTTTTAGGAATCACTTATGGTGTCTATTCTAAATTGGCTAGAGCTATTTATACCAATAATACGATAcgtgttaattaa
- the LOC100644137 gene encoding microtubule-associated protein futsch — MKTIGCFLVVLLARQAICGILRNPPAFSKPDYSDSYLPAAMQVIFYAVEQLKLLQSEEAMQSSTLAESPSTSPISFTAEDQQTASQDPSTICSIAVSQSLDESKGEEDESKSDNSSNDKTGVSVIKETSKNKTEDSAVEVEQTTNDKMEEPSAEKTQEGETGESNAQETEKDKVEESKVEEVFDDKTEESQTQETSTDEMDESKTQEASKDRTGDSKVEESSKDSAETLVALETSKPGEIDQQSMEDPSTQPESPEVNEETPETNYATPETNYEEPEHVHAVQETNQEVPEENHEWISWSPTSTETKLETTTASSDPDDSTRPESIVANVDKKEEPTIDSVVQDVYQILKPKPSKFADADHFEESKSVAGIAVEKMENVEEEDDETRFTRLGEKVTQVPRPSLSSYLRRSKVPPSATLQQLANLYDSLSKDARKQGFGKYTGFSDDVLNTLQSSAEGGIGPQLKKILSKLLERNELTREDARMRTSLAIRDLDNPSSMLNKDLRPLLPLRYSP; from the exons ATGAAGACTATTGGCTGCTTTTTGGTGGTTCTACTGGCTCGACAG GCTATTTGCGGAATCCTTAGGAATCCACCAGCCTTCTCGAAGCCGGATTACTCGGATTCCTATCTTCCGGCAGCCATGCAG GTGATATTTTACGCCGTCGAACAACTGAAACTTCTTCAATCAGAAGAGGCTATGCAGAGTTCCACCTTGGCAGAAAGCCCCTCCACTTCACCCATTAGCTTCACAGCTGAAGATCAACAGACCGCTTCTCAAGATCCTTCGACCATATGCAGTATCGCAGTATCCCAATCCTTGGACGAGTCAAAGGGGGAGGAGGACGAATCCAAATCGGATAACTCGTCGAACGACAAAACGGGAGTGTCGGTGATTAAGGAAACTTCGAAAAATAAAACCGAAGATTCGGCAGTCGAGGTAGAACAAACAACGAACGACAAGATGGAAGAGCCAAGTGCAGAAAAGACACAGGAAGGCGAAACGGGCGAATCAAACGCGCAAGAAACGGAAAAAGACAAAGTGGAGGAGTCGAAGGTCGAAGAAGTGTTCGACGATAAGACGGAAGAATCCCAAACCCAAGAAACGTCGACCGACGAAATGGACGAATCGAAGACGCAGGAGGCGTCAAAGGACAGAACAGGTGACTCCAAGGTGGAGGAATCGTCGAAGGACAGCGCGGAGACTTTGGTGGCGCTAGAGACGTCAAAGCCAGGTGAAATTGACCAGCAATCGATGGAGGATCCCTCGACGCAGCCAGAGTCGCCAGAGGTGAACGAGGAAACGCCAGAAACCAACTACGCGACGCCGGAGACGAATTACGAGGAACCGGAACATGTGCACGCCGTGCAAGAAACGAATCAAGAAGTCCCCGAGGAGAATCACGAATGGATCTCCTGGTCTCCTACGAGCACGGAAACGAAGCTGGAAACGACGACCGCGTCGAGCGATCCTGATGATTCCACGAGACCCGAATCGATCGTTGCGAACGTCGACAAGAAGGAAGAACCGACTATCGATAGCGTGGTGCAGGATGTCTATCAGATCTTGAAACCTAAACCGTCCAAGTTCGCAGACGCGGATCATTTCGAGGAATCGAAAAGCGTGGCGGGAATTGCCGTGGAGAAAATGGAGAACGTGGAAGAGGAGGACGACGAGACAAG ATTCACGCGTTTAGGCGAGAAGGTGACGCAAGTGCCAAGGCCAAGCCTAAGCAGTTACCTAAGACGTTCAAAGGTGCCACCGAGTGCGACTCTTCAGCAACTCGCCAACCTGTACGACTCGTTGAGCAAGGATGCCAGGAAGCAGGGATTCGGGAAATACACAGGTTTCTCTGACGATGTTCTCAATACTCTACAAAGTTCCGCGGAGGGTGGTATCGGACCACAGCTGAAGAAGATTCTGTCGAAGCTGCTGGAACGAAACGAGTTGACGAGAGAAGACGCAAGAATGAGGACATCGTTGGCTATTCGAGATCTCGACAACCCTTCGAGCATGCTGAACAAAGACCTAAGACCCTTGTTACCCTTGCGTTATTCCCCATAA
- the LOC100649140 gene encoding uncharacterized protein LOC100649140 yields the protein MSPVLLLIVVIVGTHAMPVTLPEDSINKIDQGTIREEKIANEDSGDPTVFEHVIENSETNNTTKPSLLAWFLTPLTQNLQINPQTLQNRVIQLKEALKNFGLGNRNDSKGKQLNNANNLLHVASVSDSGFYTDRLEPAGFFGGNGWLANKGGILGRPGAILSTGSILTDYPSAYRRK from the exons ATGTCGCCTGTTTTGCTCTTGATCGTAGTG attGTTGGGACACACGCGATGCCTGTAACGCTACCTGAGGATTCGATTAATAAAATCGATCAAGGGACGATAAGAGAAGAAAAGATCGCGAATGAAGACTCAGGTGACCCGACAGTTTTCGAACACGTAATTGAAAAT TCTGAGACCAACAACACGACCAAACCAAGCCTACTCGCCTGGTTTCTCACGCCATTGACTCAGAATCTGCAGATCAACCCCCAAACTCTGCAGAACCGTGTCATTCAGCTCAAGGAAGCGCTGAAGAATTTTGGACTTGGAAATCGTAACGACTCGAAAGGAAAGCAATTGAATAACGCAAACAATTTGCTACATGTCGCGAGTGTAAGCGATTCTGGCTTTTACACGGATAGATTGGAACCAGCTGGATTCTTCGGTGGAAATGGCTGGCTGGCGAATAAAGGTGGGATCTTAGGTCGTCCTGGAGCGATTCTCTCTACTGGTAGCATCCTCACAGATTATCCATCGGCGTATAGAAGAAAATAG